A genomic window from Triticum urartu cultivar G1812 chromosome 7, Tu2.1, whole genome shotgun sequence includes:
- the LOC125520486 gene encoding 14-3-3-like protein GF14-A isoform X1, producing MAKAAATREEMVYLAKLAEQAERYEEMVEFMEKVVAAAGTVELTIEERNLLSVAYKNVIGARRASWRIVSSIEQKEEGRGAAGHAAAARGYRALVEAELSNICAGILRLLDERLVPAAAAVDAKVFYLKMKGDYHRYLAEFKSAAERKDAADSTLGAYQAAQDIAMKELPPTHPIRLGLALNFSVFYYEILNSPDRACSLAKQAFDEAIAELDSLGEDSYKDSTLIMQLLRDNLTLWTSDMQQDDAGDEMRDSSKPEDEQ from the exons ATGGCAAAGGCAGCGGCAACGAGGGAGGAGATGGTCTACTTGGCGAAGCTGGCGGAGCAGGCCGAGCGGTACGAGGAGATGGTCGAGTTCATGGAGAAGgtcgtggcggcggcggggaccgTCGAGCTCACCATCGAGGAGAGGAACCTGCTCTCAGTCGCGTACAAGAACGTCATCGGGGCGCGTCGTGCTTCCTGGCGCATCGTGTCCTCCATCGAGCAGAAGGAGGAAGGGCGTGGAGCGGCGGGGCACGCCGCCGCGGCGCGCGGGTACCGCGCACTTGTCGAGGCCGAGCTCTCCAACATCTGCGCGGGGATCCTCCGTCTCCTCGACGAACGCCtagtccccgccgccgccgccgtcgacgccaaGGTATTCTACCTGAAGATGAAGGGAGACTACCATCGCTACCTCGCGGAGTTCAAGTCGGCCGCCGAGCGCAAGGATGCCGCTGACTCCACCCTCGGTGCCTACCAGGCCGCTCAG gacatagCCATGAAGGAGCTGCCACCGACTCACCCCATCAGGCTGGGCCTCGCGCTCAACTTCTCCGTGTTCTACTATGAGATCCTCAACTCGCCTGATCGTGCGTGCTCGCTCGCCAAACAG GCCTTCGATGAAGCCATCGCTGAGCTGGATTCCCTCGGAGAAGATTCCTACAAGGACAGCAccctgatcatgcaacttctccGTGACAATCTCACTTTGTGGACCTCTGATATGCAG CAGGATGACGCTGGCGATGAAATGAGGGATTCAAGCAAGCCTGAGGATGAGCAGTAG
- the LOC125520486 gene encoding 14-3-3-like protein GF14-A isoform X2 produces the protein MAKAAATREEMVYLAKLAEQAERYEEMVEFMEKVVAAAGTVELTIEERNLLSVAYKNVIGARRASWRIVSSIEQKEEGRGAAGHAAAARGYRALVEAELSNICAGILRLLDERLVPAAAAVDAKVFYLKMKGDYHRYLAEFKSAAERKDAADSTLGAYQAAQDIAMKELPPTHPIRLGLALNFSVFYYEILNSPDRACSLAKQAFDEAIAELDSLGEDSYKDSTLIMQLLRDNLTLWTSDMQDDAGDEMRDSSKPEDEQ, from the exons ATGGCAAAGGCAGCGGCAACGAGGGAGGAGATGGTCTACTTGGCGAAGCTGGCGGAGCAGGCCGAGCGGTACGAGGAGATGGTCGAGTTCATGGAGAAGgtcgtggcggcggcggggaccgTCGAGCTCACCATCGAGGAGAGGAACCTGCTCTCAGTCGCGTACAAGAACGTCATCGGGGCGCGTCGTGCTTCCTGGCGCATCGTGTCCTCCATCGAGCAGAAGGAGGAAGGGCGTGGAGCGGCGGGGCACGCCGCCGCGGCGCGCGGGTACCGCGCACTTGTCGAGGCCGAGCTCTCCAACATCTGCGCGGGGATCCTCCGTCTCCTCGACGAACGCCtagtccccgccgccgccgccgtcgacgccaaGGTATTCTACCTGAAGATGAAGGGAGACTACCATCGCTACCTCGCGGAGTTCAAGTCGGCCGCCGAGCGCAAGGATGCCGCTGACTCCACCCTCGGTGCCTACCAGGCCGCTCAG gacatagCCATGAAGGAGCTGCCACCGACTCACCCCATCAGGCTGGGCCTCGCGCTCAACTTCTCCGTGTTCTACTATGAGATCCTCAACTCGCCTGATCGTGCGTGCTCGCTCGCCAAACAG GCCTTCGATGAAGCCATCGCTGAGCTGGATTCCCTCGGAGAAGATTCCTACAAGGACAGCAccctgatcatgcaacttctccGTGACAATCTCACTTTGTGGACCTCTGATATGCAG GATGACGCTGGCGATGAAATGAGGGATTCAAGCAAGCCTGAGGATGAGCAGTAG